The Coffea arabica cultivar ET-39 chromosome 1e, Coffea Arabica ET-39 HiFi, whole genome shotgun sequence genome has a window encoding:
- the LOC140020282 gene encoding non-specific lipid transfer protein GPI-anchored 16-like, which translates to MEKNPLLKAVVLTLVILSKFKANGQISTPCTSSIISSFTPCLNYLTGSSANGGSPTAQCCDSLKSLMTDSVECGCLIVTGNVPVSVPFISRPLVISLPRACKTGVPLRCKATGVPLPAPGTPSN; encoded by the exons ATGGAGAAAAATCCCCTACTGAAAGCAGTCGTTCTCACTCTAGTTATTCTCTCGAAATTTAAGGCAAATGGTCAAATTAGCACGCCGTGTACAAGTTCAATTATCAGCAGCTTCACCCCCTGCTTAAATTACCTCACCGGAAGCAGTGCAAATGGGGGGTCGCCGACTGCCCAATGCTGTGATTCGCTAAAATCCCTCATGACTGACAGCGTTGAGTGTGGATGCTTAATAGTAACAGGAAACGTCCCTGTTTCAGTACCTTTTATTAGCCGACCCTTGGTAATTTCACTCCCACGAGCATGCAAAACTGGTGTGCCATTACGCTGCAAAG CCACTGGCGTTCCTTTACCCGCTCCAGGTACCCCTTCAAACTAA
- the LOC140020298 gene encoding uncharacterized protein, producing the protein MYTPEEYDKIVCAEIPNKEKNEHLYNLVIKHMLHGPCGSLDPTNVCMRKNGTCKNNFPKNFCEETIQTLNAYPEYRRRDDGVQIKIKSALLDNRWVVPYNPYLLAKFDCHLNVEICSTIKAVKYIYKYIYKGHDRTSFSVVNNKSDSEIDEIKQYVSARWVSPPEAAWRIFRFCMSEIKPPIIHLQLHLENYQPMSFKKTANLQNVVDNYHLKKTMLTEFFYMNRTDKAAQDLNCTYVEFPDHFVWLPKQKYWKLRERGESIGRIMTAHPSEGERYYLRLLLSKVRCPISFDDLRTFNGVQVETFQEAALIRGLLQNDNSQEICLQEASLFHMPYEMRRLFATLLVYSCPNDPKALWQNFESSMSEDFAKCSAMTSTQVKRNVLQQIDGFLQSMGKSIHSYNLIPIGFSYENIDNETRELRAERNIVISEIDLNSIELLNEKQKKAFVVISERIYSDRPGVFFIDGPGGTGKTFLYRALLADVRSKGYLALATATSGIAASILPGGRTAHSRFKIPIDIFDGATCRVSKQTSLAAMIKEAKLIIWDEAPMAKKAAIEALDDLLRDLMNSEEIFGGKVVVLGGDFRQTLPVVRKGTKAEMINACLINSPLWHKLEKLQLIENMRAKLDPSFTQFLLRIGDGTQETNENDIVKLPSSIIVNYNNETDAIEKLINIVYPEFKDPSNKLYCSQNRAILTTKNNFVDEINDQLIKKFPGDLTEYLSYDETLNENHQSEYIDLLNTLTPSNLPPHRLLLKSNAPIILLRNLDPAEGLCNGTRLIIKSLSKNVICAKIAVATK; encoded by the exons ATGTATACCCCTGAAGAATATGATAAAATTGTCTGTGCTGAGAtaccaaataaagagaaaaatgaacatCTATATAATTTGGTCATTAAACATATGCTTCATGGACCATGTGGTTCACTTGATCCAACAAATGTATGCATGAGAAAAAATGGAACTTGCAAGAAtaattttcctaaaaatttCTGTGAGGAAACTATCCAAACTCTTAATGCATATCCTGAATATCGAAGAAGAGATGATGGAGTTCAAATTAAGATTAAATCAGCTCTTTTAGATAACAGATGGGTTGTACCATACAATCCATATCTTTTGGCTAAATTTGATTGCCATCTTAATGTTGAAATATGCTCTACAATTAAAGCAGTCAAATACATTTACAAGTATATCTATAAAGGTCATGATAGAACTAGCTTCTCTGTAGTGAATAATAAATCTGATTcagaaattgatgaaattaaacAATATGTATCAGCTAGGTGGGTTTCTCCACCTGAGGCAGCatggagaatttttagattcTGTATGAGTGAAATAAAGCCACCTATTATTCATTTACAATTACATTTGGAGAATTATCAGCCAATGAGTTTCAAAAAAACAGCTAATCTTCAAAATGTTGTCGATAACTATCATTTGAAAAAAACAATGCTCACTGAATTTTTTTACATGAATAGGACAGATAAAGCAGCTCAGGATCTAAATTGTACTTATGTAGAGTTTCCTGATCATTTTGTCTGGTTACCTAAGCAAAAATACTGGAAATTGAGAGAAAGAGGTGAATCAATAGGTCGAATAATGACTGCTCATCCTTCCGAAGGAGAACGATACTACTTGAGATTACTCTTATCAAAGGTTCGATGTCCAATTTCATTTGATGACCTAAGAACCTTTAATGGAGTTCAAGTAGAAACGTTCCAAGAAGCAGCATTAATTCGAGGCTTGTTACAAAATGATAACAGccaagaaatttgtttacaagaaGCCTCACTTTTTCATATGCCCTATGAAATGAGGAGACTCTTTGCAACACTTTTGGTTTATTCTTGCCCTAATGACCCAAAGGCATTGTGGCAAAATTTTGAATCTTCTATGTCAGAAGATTTTGCCAAATGTTCAGCAATGACATCTACACAAGTGAAAAGAAATGTCTTGCAACAAATTGATGGATTTTTGCAATCGATGGGAAAAAGTATACATTCATATAATTTGATTCCCATTGGATTCTCTTATGAAAATATAGACAATGAAACTCGAGAATTAAGAGCAGAAAGAAACATTGTCATTTCAGAAATTGACTTAAATTCAATTGAGCTACTCaatgaaaaacagaaaaaagcaTTCGTAGTCATATCTGAGAGAATTTACTCAGATAGACCTGGTGTTTTTTTCATTGACGGTCCAGGTGGTACTGGAAAAACATTTCTCTATAGAGCTTTGTTAGCTGATGTTAGATCTAAAGGCTATCTTGCTCTTGCTACAGCTACATCAGGAATTGCAGCTTCCATTTTACCAGGTGGAAGGACTGCACATTCCAGATTTAAAATTCCAATAGATATCTTTGATGGTGCAACATGTCGGGTCAGTAAACAAACTTCTTTAGCTGCAATGATCAAAGAAGCAAAACTCATAATCTGGGATGAAGCACCAATGGCTAAAAAAGCAGCAATTGAAGCTTTAGATGATCTCTTAAGagatttaatgaattcagaagAAATATTTGGGGGAAAGGTAGTTGTACTTGGTGGAGATTTTAGACAAACGTTGCCAGTTGTTAGAAAAGGAACAAAAGCTGAAATGATAAATGCATGTTTGATAAATTCTCCATTATGGCACAAATTAGAGAAATTGCAATTAATAGAGAACATGAGAGCAAAATTAGATCCTTCATTCACGCAGTTTCTTTTAAGAATTGGAGATGGGACACAAGAAACAAATGAGAATGACATAGTAAAACTTCCATCTTCAATTATAGTTAACTATAATAATGAGACTGATGCAATTGAAAAGCTAATCAATATTGTGTATCCTGAATTTAAAGATCCTTCAAACAAACTGTATTGCTCACAAAATAGAGCAATTCTAACTACAAAGAATAACTTTGtagatgaaataaatgatcaattGATCAAAAAATTTCCAGGAGATTTGACTGAGTACCTAAGCTATGATGAAACACTGAATGAAAATCATCAATCTGAATATATTGATCTTTTGAATACTCTTACGCCAAGCAATTTACCTCCACATAGGTTACTCTTAAAATCCAATGCCCCAATAATTCTTTTAAGAAATCTTGATCCTGCTGAAGGATTATGCAATGGAACTAGACTCATAATAAAGAGTTTGAGCAAGAATGTTATTTGTGCTAAAATTGCAGTGG CCACCAAGTGA
- the LOC140020266 gene encoding uncharacterized protein, producing MFDDSLDLAMLERNKRRNLNMLTEHMKFTLDSSVSQPYSPIVINCENDIREKHSVETCASQNHIDRNVILPNHCRGKNVYFPPKNTGEVHYTSDSTDKHCLPTMNSSLINLCGVEPATLSQVNCNEEPFVIENQFQSEQVANVKEKISYSEISNLDMELANYIPPLSVNSHIPIIGSTSVISYDKSPLDYSEIYHDKSPLDYSEIYHEGVINKKEYRRQAYFRWKQKKLRGKSRSIGPYDKSPLEYSEIYHGEVINKKEYRRLAYFRWKNKRLRAKSKSIASTNIIENRTSITIVNECSSAVDVQCTSRSRSKHRRSSLKKTQPGRGYKTGRALLDIIPDKADILPRQLDCPHCGAKKFFSETAYFCCQDGEVILAQNKIPDIFKELLTSSSQEAQSFRALIRTYNNHFGFTSFGVKADLTLSKRNKGIYTFRIQGQIYHFLNDFNSSNDHSNNLQLYFNDFETEVSNRLAACPRLSESVIRKIMQVLESNPYAKFFRNLREVPNLDNYYIVLKTLPGVDQRVYNRPTTSQVAGLWVEGQENGETGRRDIRVHTHSGASKNIQYYYGCYDPLQYPILFPFGDLGWHQGIPKKGAKVYGRKRKKKQPVADLISPANAATAEQLIQNEEHAMENIHEDPNFVSLREYYCYKLQIRDNDESWLLHFARLLQQYIVDQYVKLETQRLDFYRLQQEEIRREFLKGIIDALGSGESQASNVGQRIILPPSFIGGPRNMRRKYMDAMTLVQKYGKPDIFLTMTCNPNWPEIKEHLIDKEEAQNRPDLLARVFHAKLEQLKDELLKKCIFGEVAAYTYVIEYQKRGLPHAHFLLILKSKFKMYTPEEYDKIVCAEIPNKEKNEHLYNLVIKHMLHGPCGSLDPTNVCMRKNGTCKNNFPKNFCEETIQTLNAYPEYRRRDDGVQIKIKSALLDNRWVVPYNPYLLAKFDCHLNVEICSTIKAVKYIYKYIYKGHDRTSFSVVNNKSDSEIDEIKQYVSARWVSPPEAAWRIFRFCMSEIKPPIIHLQLHLENYQPMSFKKTANLQNVVDNYHLKKTMLTEFFYMNRTDKAAQDLNCTYVEFPDHFVWLPKQKYWKLRERGESIGRIMTAHPSEGERYYLRLLLSKVRCPISFDDLRTFNGVQVETFQEAALIRGLLQNDNSQEICLQEASLFHMPYEMRRLFATLLVYSCPNDPKALWQNFESSMSEDFAKCSAMTSTQVKRNVLQQIDGFLQSMGKSIHSYNLIPIGFSYENIDNETRELRAERNIVISEIDLNSIELLNEKQKKAFVVISERIYSDRSGVFFIDGPGGTGKTFLYRALLADVRSKGYLALATATSGIAASILPGGRTAHSRFKIPIDIFDGATCRVSKQTSLAAMIKEAKLIIWDEAPMAKKAAIEALDDLLRDLMNSEEIFGGKVVVLGGDFRQTLPVVRKGTKAEMINACLINSPLWHKLEKLQLIENMRAKLDPSFTQFLLRIGDGTQETNENDIVKLPSSIIVNYNNETDAIEKLINIVYPEFKDPSNKLYCSQNRAILTTKNNFVDEINDQLIKKFPGDLTEYLSYDETLNENHQSEYIDLLNTLTPSNLPPHRLLLKSNAPIILLRNLDPAEGLCNGTRLIIKSLSKNVICAKIAVGDFCGKEVFIHRISLQPPSDEQYPVPYKRTQFPIRLCFAMTINKAQGQTLDFVGIYLKEPVFSHGQLYVALSRAKTASAVKVLIRPAYFDESCTDHTKNIPIMPRHISSVLNIQKGAEKWTVLAQVVHKGHSQLTREVPPRRIMRFLLTDAELRIRMISTTFDIVISEFRPLISYLYQPAPEG from the exons ATGTTTGATGATTCCCTTGATTTAGCAAtgttggaaagaaacaaaaggagaaaCTTAAATATGCTGACTGAGCATATGAAGTTTACTCTTGATTCTTCTGTTTCTCAACCATATTCTCCTATTGTAATCAACTGTGAGAATGACATCCGTGAAAAGCACTCTGTTGAAACATGTGCTTCACAAAATCACATCGATAGGAATGTAATTCTGCCAAATCACTGCAGAGGTAAAAATGTTTACTTTCCTCCAAAAAATACTGGAGAAGTTCATTATACCTCTGATTCTACTGACAAGCATTGTTTGCCTACAATGAATTCATCTTTAATCAACCTCTGTGGTGTTGAACCTGCTACTTTGTCACAAGTGAACTGCAATGAGGAACCATTTGTTATAGAAAATCAGTTTCAGAGTGAACAAGTTGCAAAcgttaaagaaaaaattagcTATTCTGAAATATCAAATCTAGATATGGAACTAGCTAATTATATTCCTCCCCTTTCTGTGAATAGCCATATACCTATAATAGGTAGTACATCTGTTATATCTTATGATAAGAGCCCTCTTGACTATTCTGAAATATATCATGATAAGAGCCCTCTTGACTATTCTGAAATATATCATGAAGGGGTGAtaaataagaaagaatataGGAGGCAGGCCTACTTTAGATGGAAACAGaaaaaattgagaggaaaatCTAGATCAATTGGTCCTTATGATAAGAGCCCTCTTGAATATTCTGAAATATATCATGGAGAGGtaataaataagaaagaatataGGAGACTGGCCTACTTTAgatggaaaaacaaaagattgaGAGCAAAATCTAAATCTATTGCTTCTACAAATATAATTGAAAATCGAACAAGCATCACGATTGTGAATGAGTGTTCCTCAGCTGTTGATGTTCAGTGTACTTCTCGATCTCGTTCGAAACATCGCAGATCATCTCTGAAAAAAACTCAGCCAG gAAGAGGATACAAAACAGGAAGAGCTTTGTTGGATATAATTCCTGACAAAGCTGATATCCTACCACGCCAACTAGATTGTCCTCATTGTGGAGCGAAGAAGTTTTTTTCTGAGACAGCGTATTTTTGTTGCCAAGATGGTGAAGTTATTTTAGCTCAAAATAAAATTCCAGATATCTTTAAAGAGCTATTGACTTCATCTTCACAAGAGGCACAATCTTTTAGAGCTCTTATTAGAACGTATAATAATCATTTTGGATTCACTTCCTTCGGTGTTAAAGCTGATCTGACTCTCTCAAAAAGGAATAAAGGAATTTACACTTTTAGAATTCAAGGACAAATATATCATTTTCTGAATGATTTCAATTCAAGCAATGATCATAGTAATAATTTACAGTTATATTTCAATGATTTTGAAACTGAAGTAAGCAATCGATTAGCAGCTTGTCCTAGACTATCTGAAAGtgtgattagaaaaattatGCAAGTTCTTGAGTCTAAtccatatgcaaaattttttagaaatttgagaGAGGTACCTAATTTAGATAACTACTACATTGTGTTAAAAACTCTGCCCGGTGTTGATCAAAGAGTTTATAATAGACCGACAACTTCACAAGTTGCTGGTTTGTGGGTTGAGGGGCAAGAAAATGGAGAAACCGGCAGGCGTGATATTAGAGTTCATACCCATAGTGGTGCTTCAAAAAATATACAGTACTATTATGGATGTTATGATCCACTCCAATATCCAATActttttccttttggtgatCTTGGCTGGCACCAAGGAATACCAAAGAAAGGAGCAAAAGTATAtggaagaaagaggaaaaaaaaacaacctGTAGCAGATTTGATTTCCCCTGCAAATGCTGCTACAGCAGAACAATTAATCCAAAATGAAGAACATG CAATGGAAAACATACATGAAGATCCAAATTTTGTGTCCCTTCGAGAATACTATTGTTATAAACTTCAGATTAGAGACAATGATGAATCTTGGCTATTACATTTTGCTCGCCTCCTACAACAATATATTGTTGATCAATATGTGAAGCTTGAGACACAAAGACTTGACTTCTATAGATTACAACAAGAGGAAATTAGGAGAGAGTTCTTGAAAGGCATAATAGATGCTTTAGGATCAGGTGAGAGTCAAGCATCTAATGTTGGCCAACGTATCATATTACCGCCATCATTTATTGGAGGGCCGAGAAATATGAGACGTAAATACATGGATGCAATGACATTAGTACAGAAGTATGGTAAACCGGATATATTTCTGACCATGACTTGCAATCCTAATTGGCCAGAAATAAAAGAACACTTAATAGACAAAGAAGAGGCACAAAACAGACCAGATTTGCTTGCTAGAGTATTTCATGCTAAGTTAGAACAGCTTAAAGATGAACTTTTGAAAAAATGCATCTTCGGTGAAGTGGCAGCTTACACTTATGTCATTGAATACCAAAAACGTGGACTGCCACATGCACATTTCTTGCTAATTTTAAAGTCAAAATTCAAGATGTATACCCCTGAAGAATATGATAAAATTGTCTGTGCTGAGAtaccaaataaagagaaaaatgaacatCTATATAATTTGGTCATTAAACATATGCTTCATGGACCATGTGGTTCACTTGATCCAACAAATGTATGCATGAGAAAAAATGGAACTTGCAAGAAtaattttcctaaaaatttCTGTGAGGAAACTATCCAAACTCTTAATGCATATCCTGAATATCGAAGAAGAGATGATGGAGTTCAAATTAAGATTAAATCAGCTCTTTTAGATAACAGATGGGTTGTACCATACAATCCATATCTTTTGGCTAAATTTGATTGCCATCTTAATGTTGAAATATGCTCTACAATTAAAGCAGTCAAATACATTTACAAGTATATCTATAAAGGTCATGATAGAACTAGCTTCTCTGTAGTGAATAATAAATCTGATTcagaaattgatgaaattaaacAATATGTATCAGCTAGGTGGGTTTCTCCACCTGAGGCAGCatggagaatttttagattcTGTATGAGTGAAATAAAGCCACCTATTATTCATTTACAATTACATTTGGAGAATTATCAGCCAATGAGTTTCAAAAAAACAGCTAATCTTCAAAATGTTGTCGATAACTATCATTTGAAAAAAACAATGCTCACTGAATTTTTTTACATGAATAGGACAGATAAAGCAGCTCAGGATCTAAATTGTACTTATGTAGAGTTTCCTGATCATTTTGTCTGGTTACCTAAGCAAAAATACTGGAAATTGAGAGAAAGAGGTGAATCAATAGGTCGAATAATGACTGCTCATCCTTCCGAAGGAGAACGATACTACTTGAGATTACTCTTATCAAAGGTTCGATGTCCAATTTCATTTGATGACCTAAGAACCTTTAATGGAGTTCAAGTAGAAACGTTCCAAGAAGCAGCATTAATTCGAGGCTTGTTACAAAATGATAACAGccaagaaatttgtttacaagaaGCCTCACTTTTTCATATGCCCTATGAAATGAGGAGACTCTTTGCAACACTTTTGGTTTATTCTTGCCCTAATGACCCAAAGGCATTGTGGCAAAATTTTGAATCTTCTATGTCAGAAGATTTTGCCAAATGTTCAGCAATGACATCTACACAAGTGAAAAGAAATGTCTTGCAACAAATTGATGGATTTTTGCAATCGATGGGAAAAAGTATACATTCATATAATTTGATTCCCATTGGATTCTCTTATGAAAATATAGACAATGAAACTCGAGAATTAAGAGCAGAAAGAAACATTGTCATTTCAGAAATTGACTTAAATTCAATTGAGCTACTCaatgaaaaacagaaaaaagcaTTCGTAGTCATATCTGAGAGAATTTACTCAGATAGATCTGGTGTTTTTTTCATTGACGGTCCAGGTGGTACTGGAAAAACATTTCTCTATAGAGCTTTGTTAGCTGATGTTAGATCTAAAGGCTATCTTGCTCTTGCTACAGCTACATCAGGAATTGCAGCTTCCATTTTACCAGGTGGAAGGACTGCACATTCCAGATTTAAAATTCCAATAGATATCTTTGATGGTGCAACATGTCGGGTCAGTAAACAAACTTCTTTAGCTGCAATGATCAAAGAAGCAAAACTCATAATCTGGGATGAAGCACCAATGGCTAAAAAAGCAGCAATTGAAGCTTTAGATGATCTCTTAAGagatttaatgaattcagaagAAATATTTGGGGGAAAGGTAGTTGTACTTGGTGGAGATTTTAGACAAACGTTGCCAGTTGTTAGAAAAGGAACAAAAGCTGAAATGATAAATGCATGTTTGATAAATTCTCCATTATGGCACAAATTAGAGAAATTGCAATTAATAGAGAACATGAGAGCAAAATTAGATCCTTCATTCACGCAGTTTCTTTTAAGAATTGGAGATGGGACACAAGAAACAAATGAGAATGACATAGTAAAACTTCCATCTTCAATTATAGTTAACTATAATAATGAGACTGATGCAATTGAAAAGCTAATCAATATTGTGTATCCTGAATTTAAAGATCCTTCAAACAAACTGTATTGCTCACAAAATAGAGCAATTCTAACTACAAAGAATAACTTTGtagatgaaataaatgatcaattGATCAAAAAATTTCCAGGAGATTTGACTGAGTACCTAAGCTATGATGAAACACTGAATGAAAATCATCAATCTGAATATATTGATCTTTTGAATACTCTTACGCCAAGCAATTTACCTCCACATAGGTTACTCTTAAAATCCAATGCCCCAATAATTCTTTTAAGAAATCTTGATCCTGCTGAAGGATTATGCAATGGAACTAGACTCATAATAAAGAGTTTGAGCAAGAATGTTATTTGTGCTAAAATTGCAGTGGGTGATTTTTGTGGCAAAGAAGTTTTTATACATAGAATTTCCTTGCAGCCACCAAGTGATGAACAATATCCAGTTCCATATAAGAGAACACAATTTCCAATTCGTTTGTGCTTTGCAATGACAATAAATAAAGCACAAGGCCAAACTTTAGATTTTGTTGGTATTTATTTGAAAGAACCTGTGTTTTCACATGGCCAATTATATGTTGCACTTTCAAGAGCCAAAACAGCTTCGGCTGTAAAAGTACTTATTAGGCCAGCTTATTTTGATGAATCATGCACTGATCATACTAAAAATATA CCCATCATGCCTAGACATATATCTTCGGTACTAAACATTCAGAAAGGAGCAGAAAAGTGGACTGTTCTAGCACAAGTTGTTCACAAAGGCCACAGTCAATTAACTCGTGAAGTTCCACCTAGGCGAATTATGCGGTTTCTGCTCACAGATGCTGAG CTGAGAATAAGGATGATTAGCACCACTTTTGACATAGTAATCAGTGAATTTAGACCTCTGATATCTTACTTATATCAACCTGCTCCTGAAGGCTGA
- the LOC113696256 gene encoding replication protein A 70 kDa DNA-binding subunit B-like, which produces MPRHISSVLNIQKGAEKWTVLAQVVHKGHSQLTREVPPRRIMRFLLTDTEGTKVSVVTYEQHIKTFSKFLQPYQRYYVSNAIVVPADPTYRVGTYECSWILNYKTLIENYAEPVPPMLPCIFELTNFSDLHKYADSDNLCNIRGFVIHAFPIKQPDPASISRDIIIVNEEKKLMLMTLWNEFEHDEGSKIADMISTAPLIIALRVKVTTFNTLSFTTRYSSGILISPPLPDDLSLRQWFSLNKEEIRNLLDAKTYNDANCLLPPPNEEDIKAISNFQASFPVQKAAWVQGTVKLAYGFSKYWTTACANCHKIVNADIDWIIHCPSCKQQSEVELRARIPIIITDASSSIHCIISGEDAEKLIEFTPLQLKQAQEDGFQIDTELNDALKKYTVVCFLKSYETPFQGQLQKKNTVIKAYTAAELSDRPLPLELPENTQVSSALGSSSARHAETSSKDQLFTPSTKLLLEEIAGASSYKDSQTSATSGAKRSLEFPEDLPADTDPKQPTKAPEEFAKEPAKPYGPPTNIKDSPAKKPKAKED; this is translated from the exons ATGCCTAGACATATATCTTCGGTACTAAACATTCAGAAAGGAGCAGAAAAGTGGACTGTTCTAGCACAAGTTGTTCACAAAGGCCACAGTCAATTAACTCGTGAAGTTCCACCTAGGCGAATTATGCGGTTTCTGCTCACAGATACTGAG GGAACAAAAGTTTCTGTTGTGACTTATGAACAACACATCAAGACCTTCAGCAAATTTCTGCAGCCTTATCAAAGATATTATGTTTCTAATGCAATTGTGGTTCCTGCTGACCCAACATACAGAGTTGGGACTTATGAATGCTCCTGGATTTTGAACTACAAGACTTTGATTGAAAATTATGCTGAACCTGTGCCACCTATGCTGCCTTGCATATTTGAGCTGACAAACTTCTCTGATCTGCACAAATATGCTGATTCAGATAACCTTTGCA ATATTAGAGGCTTTGTCATTCACGCATTCCCAATAAAACAGCCAGATCCGGCTTCTATTTCTAGAGACATTATAATAGTGAATGAAGA GAAGAAACTGATGCTTATGACTCTCTGGAATGAATTTGAACATGATGAAGGGAGCAAAATAGCAGACATGATTAGCACTGCCCCTCTAATCATAGCTCTCCGTGTTAAAGTTACCACATTCAATA CTTTGTCATTCACTACAAGGTATTCATCTGGAATTCTGATTAGTCCTCCACTTCCAGATGACCTATCTTTGAGGCAATG GTTCAGCTTGAACAAGGAAGAAATCAGGAATTTGCTTGATGCTAAAACATACAATGATGCAAACTGTTTACTTCCTCCTCCAAATGAAGAAGATATCAAAGCAATCAGCAATTTTCAGGCATCATTTCCAGTT CAAAAGGCAGCTTGGGTGCAAGGAACTGTCAAACTTGCATATGGATTCAGCAAATATTGGACTACAGCTTGTGCGAATTGTCACAAAATTGTGAATGCTGACATTGACTGGATCATCCACTGTCCTTCATGCAAACAGCAAAGTGAAGTTGAACTCAG GGCTCGCATTCCAATTATTATAACTGATGCTTCGAGCTCAATACATTGCATTATATCTGGAGAAGATGCTGAAAAATTGATTGAGTTCACTCCATTGCAGCTTAAACAAGCACAAGAAGAT GGCTTTCAAATAGATACTGAACTTAATGATGCCTTGAAAAAGTACACAGTGGTCTGTTTTCTGAAATCCTATGAGACTCCTTTCCAAGGTCAACTGCAGAAAAAGAATACTGTCATCAAGGCTTATACTGCAGCTGAACTATCAGACCGTCCCCTTCCTCTGGAACTTCCAGAAAACACTCAAGTTTCTTCTGCACTTGGCAGTTCATCAGCAAGGCATGCAGAAACATCATCAAAGGATCAATTGTTCACACCAAGCACAAAGTTGCTACTTGAAGAAATTGCTGGAGCCAGTTCTTACAAAGACAGCCAGACATCTGCAACCAGTGGAGCAAAAAGAAGCCTTGAATTTCCAGAAGATTTACCAGCAGACACAGATCCTAAACAACCAACAAAGGCTCCTGAAGAGTTTGCCAAAGAACCTGCAAAACCGTATGGTCCACCTACAAATATCAAAGACAGTCCAGCCAAGAAACCTAAAGCAAAGGAAGACTGA